One segment of Panicum virgatum strain AP13 chromosome 3K, P.virgatum_v5, whole genome shotgun sequence DNA contains the following:
- the LOC120698164 gene encoding calreticulin-like isoform X1 produces the protein MAIRGESSFALAALLAVASVAAVAGEVFFQEKFEGSCLCPDGWESRWVKSDWKKDENMAGEWNHTSGKWNGDAEDKGIQTSEDYRFYAISAEYPEFSNKGKTLVLQFSVKHEQKLDCGGGYVKLLGGDVDQKKFGGDTPYSIMFGPDICGYSTKKVHAILTKDGKNHLIKKDVPCETDQLTHVYTLIIRPDATYSILIDNEEKQTGSVYEHWDILPPKKIKDPEAKKPEDWDDKEYIPDPEDKKPEGYDGIPKEIPDPDAKKPEDWDDEEDGEWTAPTIPNPEYKGPWKQKKIKNPNYQGKWKAPMIDNPDFKDDPYIYAFDSLKYIGIELWQVKSGTLFDNIIITDDPALAKKFAEDTWGKHKEAEKAAFDEAEKMKEEEEAAKAGEDDDDLEDEEDDEKVDEDKADSDAEDGKDSDDEKHDEL, from the exons ATGGCGATTCGCGGGGAGTCTTCGTTTGCCCTCGCGGCACTGCTCGCGGTCGCCtctgtcgccgccgtcgccggcgaggtcttCTTCCAGGAGAAGTTCGAAG GATCCTGTTTATGCCCAGATGGCTGGGAAAGTCGGTGGGTCAAGTCCGACTGGAAGAAGGATGAGAACATGGCTGGTGAATGGAACCACACCTCTGGGAAATGGAATGGAGATGCTGAGGACAAAG GTATCCAGACCTCTGAGGACTACAGGTTCTATGCCATTTCGGCGGAGTACCCTGAGTTCAGCAACAAGGGTAAGACCCTGGTGCTGCAGTTCTCAGTGAAGCACGAGCAGAAGCTGGACTGTGGTGGTGGTTATGTAAAGTTGCTTGGTGGTGATGTGGACCAGAAGAAATTCGGTGGCGACACACCTTACAG CATTATGTTTGGACCAGATATCTGTGGATACAGCACCAAGAAGGTTCACGCTATCCTGACAAAGGATGGCAAGAACCACCTGATCAAGAAGGATGTGCCTTGCGAGACTGACCAGTTGACACATGTGTACACTTTGATCATCCGCCCTGATGCGACATACAGCATTCTCATTGACAATGAAGAGAAGCAAACAGGCAGTGTCTACGAGCACTGGGACATTCTTCCCCCAAAGAAAATCAAGGACCCAGAGGCTAAGAAG CCTGAAGATTGGGATGACAAGGAGTACATTCCTGACCCCGAGGACAAGAAGCCAGag GGCTATGATGGCATTCCCAAGGAAATTCCTGACCCTGATGCTAAGAAG CCTGAGGACTGGgatgatgaggaagatggtgaaTGGACTGCCCCTACCATTCCCAACCCAGAATACAAGGGACCATGGAAGCAAAAG AAAATCAAGAACCCGAACTACCAGGGTAAATGGAAGGCACCTATGATTGACAACCCAG ATTTCAAGGATGATCCGTACATTTATGCTTTTGACAGCCTCAAGTACATTGGCATTGAGCTGTGGCAG GTTAAATCAGGTACTTTGTTTGACAACATCATCATCACCGACGACCCTGCATTGGCTAAGAAATTTGCAGAGGATACCTGGGGCAAGCACAAGGag GCTGAGAAGGCTGCTTTTGATGAGgctgagaagatgaaggaagaggAG GAAGCTGCCAAGGCCGGTGAGGACGATGATGACCTAGAG GATGAGGAAGATGATGAGAAGGTAGATGAGGACAAAGCTGACTCTGATGCTGAGGATGGCAAGGATTCTGATGATGAGAAGCAC GACGAGCTCTAG
- the LOC120698164 gene encoding calreticulin-like isoform X2, with amino-acid sequence MAIRGESSFALAALLAVASVAAVAGEVFFQEKFEDGWESRWVKSDWKKDENMAGEWNHTSGKWNGDAEDKGIQTSEDYRFYAISAEYPEFSNKGKTLVLQFSVKHEQKLDCGGGYVKLLGGDVDQKKFGGDTPYSIMFGPDICGYSTKKVHAILTKDGKNHLIKKDVPCETDQLTHVYTLIIRPDATYSILIDNEEKQTGSVYEHWDILPPKKIKDPEAKKPEDWDDKEYIPDPEDKKPEGYDGIPKEIPDPDAKKPEDWDDEEDGEWTAPTIPNPEYKGPWKQKKIKNPNYQGKWKAPMIDNPDFKDDPYIYAFDSLKYIGIELWQVKSGTLFDNIIITDDPALAKKFAEDTWGKHKEAEKAAFDEAEKMKEEEEAAKAGEDDDDLEDEEDDEKVDEDKADSDAEDGKDSDDEKHDEL; translated from the exons ATGGCGATTCGCGGGGAGTCTTCGTTTGCCCTCGCGGCACTGCTCGCGGTCGCCtctgtcgccgccgtcgccggcgaggtcttCTTCCAGGAGAAGTTCGAAG ATGGCTGGGAAAGTCGGTGGGTCAAGTCCGACTGGAAGAAGGATGAGAACATGGCTGGTGAATGGAACCACACCTCTGGGAAATGGAATGGAGATGCTGAGGACAAAG GTATCCAGACCTCTGAGGACTACAGGTTCTATGCCATTTCGGCGGAGTACCCTGAGTTCAGCAACAAGGGTAAGACCCTGGTGCTGCAGTTCTCAGTGAAGCACGAGCAGAAGCTGGACTGTGGTGGTGGTTATGTAAAGTTGCTTGGTGGTGATGTGGACCAGAAGAAATTCGGTGGCGACACACCTTACAG CATTATGTTTGGACCAGATATCTGTGGATACAGCACCAAGAAGGTTCACGCTATCCTGACAAAGGATGGCAAGAACCACCTGATCAAGAAGGATGTGCCTTGCGAGACTGACCAGTTGACACATGTGTACACTTTGATCATCCGCCCTGATGCGACATACAGCATTCTCATTGACAATGAAGAGAAGCAAACAGGCAGTGTCTACGAGCACTGGGACATTCTTCCCCCAAAGAAAATCAAGGACCCAGAGGCTAAGAAG CCTGAAGATTGGGATGACAAGGAGTACATTCCTGACCCCGAGGACAAGAAGCCAGag GGCTATGATGGCATTCCCAAGGAAATTCCTGACCCTGATGCTAAGAAG CCTGAGGACTGGgatgatgaggaagatggtgaaTGGACTGCCCCTACCATTCCCAACCCAGAATACAAGGGACCATGGAAGCAAAAG AAAATCAAGAACCCGAACTACCAGGGTAAATGGAAGGCACCTATGATTGACAACCCAG ATTTCAAGGATGATCCGTACATTTATGCTTTTGACAGCCTCAAGTACATTGGCATTGAGCTGTGGCAG GTTAAATCAGGTACTTTGTTTGACAACATCATCATCACCGACGACCCTGCATTGGCTAAGAAATTTGCAGAGGATACCTGGGGCAAGCACAAGGag GCTGAGAAGGCTGCTTTTGATGAGgctgagaagatgaaggaagaggAG GAAGCTGCCAAGGCCGGTGAGGACGATGATGACCTAGAG GATGAGGAAGATGATGAGAAGGTAGATGAGGACAAAGCTGACTCTGATGCTGAGGATGGCAAGGATTCTGATGATGAGAAGCAC GACGAGCTCTAG
- the LOC120698164 gene encoding calreticulin-like isoform X3, whose translation MAIRGESSFALAALLAVASVAAVAGEVFFQEKFEGSCLCPDGWESRWVKSDWKKDENMAGEWNHTSGKWNGDAEDKGIQTSEDYRFYAISAEYPEFSNKGKTLVLQFSVKHEQKLDCGGGYVKLLGGDVDQKKFGGDTPYSIMFGPDICGYSTKKVHAILTKDGKNHLIKKDVPCETDQLTHVYTLIIRPDATYSILIDNEEKQTGSVYEHWDILPPKKIKDPEAKKPEDWDDEEDGEWTAPTIPNPEYKGPWKQKKIKNPNYQGKWKAPMIDNPDFKDDPYIYAFDSLKYIGIELWQVKSGTLFDNIIITDDPALAKKFAEDTWGKHKEAEKAAFDEAEKMKEEEEAAKAGEDDDDLEDEEDDEKVDEDKADSDAEDGKDSDDEKHDEL comes from the exons ATGGCGATTCGCGGGGAGTCTTCGTTTGCCCTCGCGGCACTGCTCGCGGTCGCCtctgtcgccgccgtcgccggcgaggtcttCTTCCAGGAGAAGTTCGAAG GATCCTGTTTATGCCCAGATGGCTGGGAAAGTCGGTGGGTCAAGTCCGACTGGAAGAAGGATGAGAACATGGCTGGTGAATGGAACCACACCTCTGGGAAATGGAATGGAGATGCTGAGGACAAAG GTATCCAGACCTCTGAGGACTACAGGTTCTATGCCATTTCGGCGGAGTACCCTGAGTTCAGCAACAAGGGTAAGACCCTGGTGCTGCAGTTCTCAGTGAAGCACGAGCAGAAGCTGGACTGTGGTGGTGGTTATGTAAAGTTGCTTGGTGGTGATGTGGACCAGAAGAAATTCGGTGGCGACACACCTTACAG CATTATGTTTGGACCAGATATCTGTGGATACAGCACCAAGAAGGTTCACGCTATCCTGACAAAGGATGGCAAGAACCACCTGATCAAGAAGGATGTGCCTTGCGAGACTGACCAGTTGACACATGTGTACACTTTGATCATCCGCCCTGATGCGACATACAGCATTCTCATTGACAATGAAGAGAAGCAAACAGGCAGTGTCTACGAGCACTGGGACATTCTTCCCCCAAAGAAAATCAAGGACCCAGAGGCTAAGAAG CCTGAGGACTGGgatgatgaggaagatggtgaaTGGACTGCCCCTACCATTCCCAACCCAGAATACAAGGGACCATGGAAGCAAAAG AAAATCAAGAACCCGAACTACCAGGGTAAATGGAAGGCACCTATGATTGACAACCCAG ATTTCAAGGATGATCCGTACATTTATGCTTTTGACAGCCTCAAGTACATTGGCATTGAGCTGTGGCAG GTTAAATCAGGTACTTTGTTTGACAACATCATCATCACCGACGACCCTGCATTGGCTAAGAAATTTGCAGAGGATACCTGGGGCAAGCACAAGGag GCTGAGAAGGCTGCTTTTGATGAGgctgagaagatgaaggaagaggAG GAAGCTGCCAAGGCCGGTGAGGACGATGATGACCTAGAG GATGAGGAAGATGATGAGAAGGTAGATGAGGACAAAGCTGACTCTGATGCTGAGGATGGCAAGGATTCTGATGATGAGAAGCAC GACGAGCTCTAG